From one Triticum aestivum cultivar Chinese Spring chromosome 4B, IWGSC CS RefSeq v2.1, whole genome shotgun sequence genomic stretch:
- the LOC123094954 gene encoding uncharacterized protein: protein MCLQTKTLLRLFCGVRGDASDQAAAAYSLGDLHKGAAKISNDILDSVGVSLYATTKNSTTVYATNGAICVCCNLLILTRVECPTFPKMAPETCPQPEAAKLRYKKLGDSDLLISEITLGTMIFG from the exons ATGTGCTTGCAAACCAAGACTTTGTTGAGGCTTTTCTGCGGGGTCAGGGGAGACGCCAGTGATCAAGCGGCAGCGGCCTACAGCCTGGGAGACCTGCACAAGGGAGCTGCCAAGATCTCCAACGACATCCTCGACTCTGTCGG GGTTTCATTATATGCAACAACAAAAAATTCGACAACAGTATACGCGACAAATGGTGCTATTTGCGTCTGCTGCAATCTCCTCATACTTACCAGGGTTGAGTGCCCAACATTCCCGAAGATGGCACCCGAGACGTGTCCGCAGCCAGAAGCAGCGAAGTTGCGGTACAAGAAGCTGGGAGATTCAGATCTCCTTATTAGCGAGATAACTCTTGGAACA ATGATCTTTGGATAG